The stretch of DNA GCAGGCGGCGCAACTGGAAGAAGACCTTTTCGCCGAAGTCCTCGACGGCGTCCAGGGCGGGAATCCGCTCGCGTTCGATGACCAGTACATCTCCACCGGCGGACAGTTGTACGAACTGGTCGTCGGGCACGACCGGTTCAATGCGGACCTGCGGCCGGTGTTCCTCGGGCCAAACCCGGCCCGCCTGTGCTGCCACCCCTACGATATCTGCGTCGAACTGATCGCAAAGGAAGCGGGCGTCATCATCACCGACGAGCGCGGCGACGCTTTGTCGGCGCCCCTGGACATCCGCGAACCCGTCTCCTGGATCGGCTACGCCAACGAGGGTATCAGGGCTCAAATTCAGCCCGCGCTGAGAAGACTGCTTATACCATTCAGCCGGCCGTGACACAAACAATCCTATGCGAATCACGAAAGCTCTCATAACCGCCGGCGGAAGAGGCACGCGCCAATACCCGGCAACGCAAGCCATACAGAAAGCGCTGATCCCTGTGGTGGACCGGGACGGGATCACCAAACCGACGCTCCAGATCATTATCGAGGAAGCCCTGGCGTCCGGCATCGAGGAAATCGGCGTCGTTACATCCCCGGAGGACGAAGAGGCCTTCCGCGGATTCTTCCAGGGGATGGACGAGAACATGCGGCCCCGCTTCGCGACCAAGCCGTGGGGTCTCACGGTGAGCGATCGCCTCGCCGACATCGGCGCGCGGCTTACCACTATCGTCCAACCAAGTCCCGAAGGCTACGGGCACGCCGTCTGGTGCGCCCGGGATTGGGTATGCGATGACCCGTTCCTGTTGCTGCTGGGTGACCACGTTTACGTGTCTCGCGAAGAGCGCCCCACGATGCGGCAGGTGCTGGACATGGCGGAGCGGTGCGACCGCCCCGTGTTCGCCGTGCAGAGGACACCCGAGAGCCGGTTGCGGTTGTACGGCACGGTCGGCGGCGACCCAATACGAGGGCAGCCCGGAGCGTACAACATCACCAGTGTCGTAGAGAAGCCCACCGTCGACTTTGCGCGCGCCCATCTGCGAGTACCGGGCCTCCCGGAGGACCAGTATCTGTGCTTCTTCGGGATGCACGCACTTCCACCCGAGATATTCGACTGCCTTGATGAACTGGTGGCGGCCGACCAGCGGACGCGCGGCGAAATCCAGTTCGCCGCCGCGCAGGCGATGTTCGCGGAACGCGTGCCGACCATCGCCATCGAGGTTAACGGTGATCGCTACGATATGGGCGTGCCGCTCGGACTCATCGAAACGCAAATCGCCCTTGCGCTGAACGGAAGATATGCCGAGGAAGTCAAGACATTCTGGCGCGCAATGACGCAATTGGTTGCCCCATAGCGCATGAATGTGCCAATTATGAAGCGGCGTCCCGTGATGGTAAGGCACGCTGGAAATCACTAACCCCATCAACCCACTGAGGAGAGGTTCTTGAGCGCCCCGCGTTTTGACGCACTGATCGCCGTTGGCGATAATCTATGTATTGACTCCGCCTCTGTCGGCGCCCACCGTGGCCCCGCATCCCTTCTCTACCGCAATCGCGACGCCGAGTGGCCCGAGTTCCACGGCCGCGATATGGTCACGCGCGATCCGGCGGCCCGCCTCCTGATTTTCGGACAGGACGGCGCCACGGCGAAGACAACGCTCTCCCACCAGATGAAGCGTGTGGGCAACGCGGACGATCCCGTGCTTGTGACCGTAACCGCCGGCGCGAAGGACCTCCTGAAAATGGGCGACTGCGTTGGCGATGCGGACCAACTGTACGAGGCGCTGGTCGCGGTCTTCGATGAACTTGGCCGGCGTCTGGCCGAGGCCTACTTCATGCTCGGCAACATCCCGGACCCCGGCGCCGGCGATGACGTCTCCGCGACTCTGGTTGAGTACAACGCCGCCATTGCGGATGTTGCGCGCGAACAGGGAGCGTCGCTCATAGACATCTGTTCCCATTTTGAAGGACACGGCCCAAAGTCCGGCGAAGACGCCTGGCTCACGCCGGTTCTCGATCCCACCCCGGAAGGCGCCCACCAGATCAGAACCCTGTTCTGGCAGGCGCTGATGGAATTCTGAGGGCCGAGACACGAAAGCTGATGTAGCTGGTTCTGTCTCAGCCCTCAGCCGCTCGACCTCAGCCCCTGTCTCAGCCGCCCAATCGCTTTGGAAGGTCACAATATGTCTCGTATCATCAATTTCGGCATCGTCGGATGCGGCGTCATCAGCGGCACCCACGCGGATGCGCTCAAGGCAAATCCGGACGTTGCTTCACTCGTCGCCTGCTGCGACATCCTGCCCGACCGGGCGCAGGCCCTCGCCACCAAGTTCGGCTGTAAGCCGTACAATTCGCTGGAGGCCATGCTTGAGCACGAAGGTCTCGATTGCGTCTGCGTCTGCACTCCCAGCGGCATCCACCATCAGGGCGTAATCGGCGCCGCGAAGAAGGGGATCAACGCCATCGTGGAGAAGCCGATGGACATCACCAGGGAGAAACTGGACGCCATCGCCGAAGTGCCCGCGAAATACGGCGTGAAGGTCGGCTGCATTTTCCAGCGCCGCGCGATGGACGTCATCAACCAGGTCCGCGATGCCGTCCAGGGCGGCGAGTTGGGGACCCTGTTCCTGGCCGAAGCGAATATGAAGTGGTTCCGCAGCCAGGAGTACTACGACAGCGGCGAATGGCGCGGCACGTATGCTCTCGACGGCGGCGGCGCCCTTATGAACCAGGGCATCCACGGCGTGGACCTGATCTACTACCTCATGGGACCAATCGCGTCCGTTAAGGCCTACCAGGCCACGCTGACCCACAAGATCGAGGTCGAAGACAACCTCACGGCGGCCATCAAGTTCAAGAACGGCGCCATTGGCAACCTGACAGTGTCAACATCCTGCGTGCCCGGGTATTCGATGGTCCACAACGTTCACGGTTCGAAGGGCTCCATCAGCATCTCGGATGACCAGATCGTCGAATGGTACATCGAAGGCGACGAGGCCAACCGGATCACCGGCGGCAAGGGTGATATGCAGGGCGCGATCGACCCGAGACTTCTCAGTTCCGGTGGCCACACCCGCCTGATCAGGGATATGGCGGAAGCCATCCGAGACGATCGCGACCCGATGATCACTCCGGACTTGGGGCGCACGGCCGTCGATCTCATCCTGGCGATCTACGAAAGCGCCAGGACGGGCAAGGAAGTGCTCATGCCGTAAGGCGATCTTACCGCAGAGGACGCCGAGTACGCAGAGGGGCGCGGAGGGATTGTTAGATTCCCGCGCCCCTCCTGGCTTTGGAGGCTGCAGATGCCCCGAACAGAGAGCATCGATATCGAGGGCTTCACCCCTGATGAGATCCTGGCGATTCCTGACGCCGAAATCGGAGCTCTGCTGTTAACGGGTGAGCCTGTGGTCTTCCAGGCGGGCACTGCTTGCGTGCTCGGCCAGTTCAGCGTGTCGGACGACTGCCTTTCCGTAGAGCTGTCACATATTGATGGCGGCGGAGAGGGTGTACTTCCGACGCTTTGGCTGCTTGCTGAGCGCTTCGCAAAGGGCCGGGAGTGTACCGCGATGGAATGGATAGTCCACGCCGTTAACTGCGCTCACCCCAATCTCAAACTAAGGCGCATTCTGGACCGCAAGGGCTTCAAGATACGGATCCCCGATGGTGGTGCAGACGTGTACTTCAAACGCACCGAACTCGCCAGCTCGTAGGGCAAATTTGCCATTCGCCACGAAGGGCGCAGAAGACTCCCATCCTCTGCGCCCCTCCGCGTTCTCAGCGTCCTCTGCGGTAAAGGTGTCCTACTTCGCGCAGGCCACCTTTACCGTTGCGATGCCGTTGCCGTCCACTCTCACGCTGAACCCGTTTCCCGCGAGTGCGGCCGTTCCGGAAGTCAGCGGTCGCTCGATGAGGTCGGCCTCCACGGCGGCCGTTACCTTGCCGAACAGCGTGGTATCCAGCGTCACGTGCACGGTGGTCGCCTTGCCCTCTGCCTCCTGAAGGCGGAACACCAGTTCATTGCTGTCTTCTGCGCGCTTCAACTGCGTCACGAGCACGTTGTCCTCAGCGCAGAACACGGCCATCCCAATTGACGCCGGAAGCGGGCCTTCGTGAACGTCGGTCGGCACGCTCAGCAGCGGATGGTTGAAACCGGCGCCGAGACGGATGAGTTCCGCGTTCGAAATGTCCGGCCCGTGCGGCGCGACGGCGAATTTGATCGTGTGGTCGCCGATCTCGGGCAGCGGATCCGGATTGCAGGTTGAGCGGATCAGTGCGACGCGAATCGACTTGCCGTCAAAGGCATGGCCGTACTTGCTGTCGTTCAAGACCGCCAGCCCGGCGTCCTGGCTCCTCAGGTCCGCCCAGCGGAGGGCGGGGACGTCGCGCGCGTTACCGGGCTCGCGCTCCAGCGTGCCGAAAGGTATTTCATACAGCGCGGTTTTCGATGTGAAATTCACAGGGAAGCGCATCGATAGCCGAGGTGTGCCGATACTGTCTCCCCCGATTTCGACCCAGCGAGTGTCCACGGTGATGTCCACCCAGGGCTGCCCTGCCTTCAACTGGTACATCACGGTAAACGTGGAACCGCCGATCTTCCCTTTCGCCGTCACGGTGGCGACGTAAGGGCCGTTGGCGCTCACGTCCGTGTTCCACGCTCCTGGGGTGCCGACGCCGAAACTCGTGAGTTCCAGCGGACAGACGGTCTTCTCGGGCGCGCCGAGTATCCACGCGCTGCCACCCTGTGCCCGCTCCAGGGTGTATTCGAGCAAGCCGATCGGGTTGGCGGGATCCGCCACATCCTTTCCGGTGCGCTTATCAAGCAGGCTGATGATACCGCC from Armatimonadota bacterium encodes:
- a CDS encoding sugar phosphate nucleotidyltransferase, encoding MRITKALITAGGRGTRQYPATQAIQKALIPVVDRDGITKPTLQIIIEEALASGIEEIGVVTSPEDEEAFRGFFQGMDENMRPRFATKPWGLTVSDRLADIGARLTTIVQPSPEGYGHAVWCARDWVCDDPFLLLLGDHVYVSREERPTMRQVLDMAERCDRPVFAVQRTPESRLRLYGTVGGDPIRGQPGAYNITSVVEKPTVDFARAHLRVPGLPEDQYLCFFGMHALPPEIFDCLDELVAADQRTRGEIQFAAAQAMFAERVPTIAIEVNGDRYDMGVPLGLIETQIALALNGRYAEEVKTFWRAMTQLVAP
- a CDS encoding GDSL-type esterase/lipase family protein — protein: MSAPRFDALIAVGDNLCIDSASVGAHRGPASLLYRNRDAEWPEFHGRDMVTRDPAARLLIFGQDGATAKTTLSHQMKRVGNADDPVLVTVTAGAKDLLKMGDCVGDADQLYEALVAVFDELGRRLAEAYFMLGNIPDPGAGDDVSATLVEYNAAIADVAREQGASLIDICSHFEGHGPKSGEDAWLTPVLDPTPEGAHQIRTLFWQALMEF
- a CDS encoding Gfo/Idh/MocA family oxidoreductase produces the protein MSRIINFGIVGCGVISGTHADALKANPDVASLVACCDILPDRAQALATKFGCKPYNSLEAMLEHEGLDCVCVCTPSGIHHQGVIGAAKKGINAIVEKPMDITREKLDAIAEVPAKYGVKVGCIFQRRAMDVINQVRDAVQGGELGTLFLAEANMKWFRSQEYYDSGEWRGTYALDGGGALMNQGIHGVDLIYYLMGPIASVKAYQATLTHKIEVEDNLTAAIKFKNGAIGNLTVSTSCVPGYSMVHNVHGSKGSISISDDQIVEWYIEGDEANRITGGKGDMQGAIDPRLLSSGGHTRLIRDMAEAIRDDRDPMITPDLGRTAVDLILAIYESARTGKEVLMP